A region of Marnyiella aurantia DNA encodes the following proteins:
- a CDS encoding T9SS type A sorting domain-containing protein, which produces MVKIYSVLFSAICLTASAQEVQWQKDIKSSTQDFLSTLSVTVDGQFLVSGSSIQPPKMTSVSSSGGARQNNGYDFHLVKLDQDGREVWEKFFQGQNHDFLTATVATQEGGFLLAGTTLSPEGLDKKGRAFGGSDIWLIKIAENGTEEWQRTIGTAGNDEARAVVQSTDLGYFVAGSIQDKETGYGSKDVWLLKLDKNGKPTKEIVLGGSGLDEVEKMIPTADGGALIGIYSRSGKFTEKKSGAASTTSKNSSPTEKSETIDRTLSRSVAFFTDEKDGPEPQRSTSGPAGTAPAKSPVSKNSGVPRTSFAKDSENYGEGDFWIIKLDKEGNVEWQKNVGGKGDDHIRAMALTGSGFVVGGESRSDNSGNKTSGVEEGTDLWIIALDHSGNEQFQKSYSFGNRDVLMSLNTIWDKKGTASRGYLVGGYTQSEGRKEKDDETFWMLHLDEKGDEVWRKYIEGKSREKVERLVSAAMLFDGSFVLAGTSAKELGKENWKVVKLGDSQVKELIEKQEIRIYPNPVSDYCYVEIGFDFKEATIELYDMGGRLVDTVKTKNRVTKIITQPLIQGVFLAVVKTETKIVNAKIIKK; this is translated from the coding sequence ATGGTTAAAATCTACTCCGTTCTTTTTTCTGCAATCTGTCTCACTGCCTCCGCGCAGGAGGTTCAGTGGCAAAAGGACATTAAATCCTCGACACAGGATTTCTTAAGTACGCTTTCCGTAACTGTCGACGGTCAGTTTCTGGTTTCCGGCAGTTCCATCCAGCCTCCAAAAATGACTTCGGTATCCTCATCCGGAGGAGCCAGGCAGAATAACGGTTACGATTTCCACCTGGTCAAACTGGATCAGGACGGCAGGGAAGTATGGGAGAAATTCTTTCAGGGGCAAAACCACGATTTCCTTACGGCTACTGTAGCTACGCAGGAAGGTGGATTTCTTTTAGCCGGCACTACACTGTCACCTGAGGGGTTGGATAAAAAAGGCAGAGCCTTCGGGGGGTCAGATATCTGGCTGATCAAGATTGCTGAAAACGGTACCGAAGAATGGCAGCGCACCATCGGAACTGCGGGTAATGACGAGGCCCGGGCAGTAGTTCAAAGCACCGACTTGGGCTATTTTGTGGCAGGAAGCATACAGGATAAAGAAACCGGTTACGGTTCCAAAGATGTCTGGCTGCTGAAGCTGGATAAGAACGGTAAACCCACAAAGGAAATAGTTCTCGGGGGTAGTGGTCTTGATGAAGTGGAGAAGATGATCCCGACAGCAGACGGCGGTGCACTGATTGGCATTTACTCCCGCAGCGGTAAATTCACCGAAAAAAAATCAGGCGCCGCGTCCACTACTTCCAAAAATTCCTCTCCGACAGAAAAATCCGAAACCATAGACCGCACACTCAGTCGTTCAGTGGCTTTTTTTACAGATGAAAAAGACGGTCCTGAGCCGCAACGCAGTACTTCCGGTCCGGCCGGTACTGCGCCGGCAAAATCACCTGTTTCAAAAAACTCCGGGGTACCCAGAACTTCCTTTGCCAAGGATTCAGAGAACTATGGGGAAGGTGATTTCTGGATAATAAAACTCGATAAAGAAGGAAATGTAGAGTGGCAAAAGAATGTTGGCGGCAAAGGAGACGATCATATCCGGGCTATGGCCTTAACCGGCAGCGGCTTTGTTGTGGGCGGCGAATCGCGAAGTGACAATTCAGGCAATAAAACCTCTGGTGTGGAGGAGGGAACGGACCTTTGGATCATCGCGCTGGACCATAGCGGCAACGAACAGTTCCAGAAGTCCTACAGTTTTGGAAACAGGGATGTTCTGATGAGTCTCAATACGATCTGGGATAAAAAAGGTACTGCGTCCCGTGGTTACCTCGTGGGCGGTTACACCCAGTCCGAAGGAAGAAAAGAAAAAGACGACGAAACCTTCTGGATGCTTCATTTGGATGAAAAAGGGGATGAAGTCTGGCGAAAATACATCGAAGGAAAATCCAGGGAGAAAGTGGAGCGCCTTGTCTCAGCTGCCATGCTGTTCGACGGATCCTTTGTTCTTGCCGGCACCAGCGCAAAGGAGCTCGGAAAAGAGAATTGGAAGGTGGTGAAGCTGGGCGACAGTCAGGTGAAGGAGCTTATCGAAAAGCAGGAAATAAGGATCTACCCGAACCCTGTTTCAGACTACTGCTATGTGGAGATAGGCTTCGACTTTAAGGAGGCTACCATAGAACTCTACGATATGGGCGGCAGACTGGTGGATACCGTAAAAACAAAGAACAGGGTGACTAAGATCATTACCCAACCGCTCATCCAGGGAGTATTCCTGGCCGTGGTGAAAACTGAAACTAAAATTGTGAATGCTAAAATTATTAAAAAGTAA
- a CDS encoding DUF6443 domain-containing protein, whose amino-acid sequence MKKLIIPFFLILCTFFQAQSPTASENYIYTKTFLSADGANKAETVQYFDGLGRPKQMVSVKATPTGKDLVVPYLYDDLGRQSREYLPVPVPTANAGIQQVTDGTVNSYYGNLFPGTANAFTEKRTEASPLATLQEVAHPGSPWAMSGGKTQKFTQTVNKSSDQVKRYTVNSTWTESTAVSGLPTASFFAENQLLKSVVTDEDGKVKVEFKTSDGNTVLVRQESGTERLDTYYVYNIYGHLVYVISPKAEEQISAGGNVVTQNILDKLCYQYRNDNRGRQVEKKLPGKGWEYFVYDQQNRLVASQDGNMRTSGTWLFSRYDKFGRVVYTGQFADGTTRLQAQNNANAKLLNNESRSTVPFTANTKEILYTNTAYPSGTFTALSLNYYDTYPGTNRWNLVPVPESILGQPVMSGDVRSTKSLPTASSVKNLEDDNWTSTHIWYDGKARPIGSFTQNHLGGFTVTEKQLHFSGAVLAANTFHQRLSSDPQVALRERFEYDSQFRLLKQYHQVNSNPEILMAEYAYNELGQVTNKKVGNNLQQVDYTYNIRGWLTKINNPHQLNTDLFGYEMDFSGSSDPLVSTGNFNGNITEVSWKSAGDNVSKRYIYQYDGYNRLLKGNYQEPETTVPQNNYFNEQLSYDRNGNITTLQRNAKSMAGSYAEQIDNLVYNYEGNRLTSVNELSGNYQGYPDVSGNPIAYDANGSMKDQKDKGILNIDYNILDLPRNITYNQQYYIRLYVGGPLEERNVQTDYHYRADGVKLKKIYTYGRKSTETVTETEYIDGFQYETNTTIQALKFVPTSEGYFSFTDNNYIYQYKDHLGNVRVSYSNQNGSAVILEEESYYPYGLRHVNTLSISAYHYKYNGKELQTDSGMYDYGARFYMPELGRWGVVDPLAEVNRRFSPYVYGNNNPVMFVDPDGRLSQGFMDAINSSPHGTTWYNTGQGFTNNWGSSMDYDGNSINWSQSYTQSLLAGVGGDYNPGGAGSGGGYDIKDNVLWWWTNPTTTYPAGTANMLKLKSDDGSIGQPGEWESLIPVWGSGRAAVDHFQNGNYWRGAGYTALAISDVFMVKSIATGLGRGAWKLGSHSWSATRKWMMKKGYAGAGEPLHHWAITQATAKKYGYQSIANQPWNLTKFPNQVSHMRWAHGKAYPSVGLGSIPGWQLFYPVSSTPTWFKAGAFSTIGHGVQFGSY is encoded by the coding sequence ATGAAGAAACTGATTATACCTTTTTTCCTTATTCTGTGTACCTTTTTTCAGGCACAGTCGCCAACTGCCTCAGAGAACTACATATATACCAAAACATTCTTAAGTGCGGATGGTGCCAACAAGGCAGAGACTGTACAGTATTTTGACGGGCTCGGTCGTCCCAAACAGATGGTATCTGTAAAAGCAACACCCACCGGAAAGGATTTGGTGGTTCCGTATCTCTATGACGATCTGGGTCGCCAGTCCCGCGAGTATTTGCCGGTCCCCGTACCTACGGCCAATGCTGGAATCCAGCAGGTAACTGATGGCACTGTAAATTCCTACTATGGCAATTTGTTCCCGGGAACTGCCAATGCATTCACCGAAAAAAGAACGGAAGCCTCACCTTTGGCAACACTTCAGGAAGTTGCACATCCGGGAAGCCCCTGGGCAATGAGCGGTGGCAAAACTCAAAAATTTACTCAAACAGTTAATAAGTCTTCCGACCAAGTCAAAAGATATACAGTGAACAGCACCTGGACCGAAAGTACTGCAGTTTCAGGTCTGCCCACTGCCAGCTTTTTTGCCGAAAACCAACTGTTAAAGTCTGTGGTAACAGATGAAGACGGAAAGGTGAAAGTAGAGTTTAAGACCAGTGATGGAAATACAGTGTTGGTGCGCCAGGAAAGTGGCACAGAAAGACTGGATACCTATTATGTCTATAATATCTATGGACATTTAGTATACGTCATTTCGCCAAAGGCCGAAGAGCAGATTTCCGCTGGTGGTAATGTGGTGACGCAGAACATTCTGGATAAACTTTGTTATCAGTACCGTAACGACAACCGTGGACGGCAGGTAGAAAAAAAACTTCCCGGTAAAGGTTGGGAATACTTTGTATACGATCAGCAGAACCGTCTGGTGGCCTCGCAGGACGGCAATATGCGAACCAGCGGCACCTGGCTGTTTTCACGCTATGATAAATTTGGCCGCGTAGTATATACAGGTCAGTTTGCCGACGGCACCACCCGTCTGCAGGCACAGAATAATGCCAATGCGAAGTTGCTGAACAACGAAAGCCGCAGCACTGTACCTTTTACCGCAAATACCAAAGAAATCTTATACACAAATACGGCATATCCGTCGGGAACCTTTACTGCATTGTCTTTAAACTACTATGATACTTATCCCGGAACCAACAGATGGAATTTAGTTCCTGTCCCTGAAAGTATATTAGGGCAGCCTGTGATGTCGGGCGATGTGCGGAGTACCAAAAGCCTGCCCACAGCCTCGTCGGTTAAAAATCTGGAAGACGATAACTGGACGTCCACACACATTTGGTATGATGGCAAAGCCCGGCCCATCGGTTCTTTTACCCAAAATCATCTGGGCGGCTTTACAGTTACCGAAAAGCAGCTTCATTTTTCGGGTGCGGTGCTCGCAGCCAATACCTTTCATCAGCGCTTAAGCAGCGACCCTCAGGTAGCGCTGCGCGAACGGTTCGAGTACGACAGCCAGTTCCGGCTGCTTAAACAATATCACCAGGTCAATTCAAACCCTGAAATTCTGATGGCAGAATATGCCTATAACGAATTGGGGCAGGTGACCAACAAAAAGGTCGGTAATAACCTTCAGCAGGTAGATTATACCTATAACATCCGGGGTTGGTTAACTAAAATTAATAATCCGCATCAGCTGAATACAGACCTTTTCGGTTACGAGATGGATTTCAGCGGGAGTTCGGACCCACTGGTTAGTACTGGCAATTTCAATGGCAATATTACGGAGGTATCCTGGAAGAGTGCCGGAGATAATGTTTCAAAACGGTACATCTACCAGTACGACGGGTACAACCGTTTGTTAAAGGGCAATTACCAAGAACCGGAGACCACGGTACCTCAGAATAATTACTTCAATGAGCAGCTGTCTTATGACCGCAACGGTAATATTACGACGCTGCAGCGTAATGCAAAGTCCATGGCCGGCAGCTATGCGGAACAGATTGATAATTTGGTCTATAACTATGAGGGCAATAGGCTTACATCTGTAAATGAACTGTCCGGCAATTATCAGGGTTATCCCGACGTCTCCGGCAACCCAATCGCCTATGATGCTAACGGCAGCATGAAGGACCAGAAGGATAAAGGCATTTTGAATATTGATTATAATATTCTTGATCTGCCCCGTAACATCACCTACAATCAGCAATACTACATCCGCTTATATGTTGGCGGTCCTCTGGAAGAACGAAATGTACAGACAGATTATCACTATCGTGCCGACGGTGTGAAGCTGAAGAAAATTTATACATATGGCAGAAAAAGTACGGAAACGGTCACTGAAACAGAATATATCGACGGCTTCCAGTACGAAACAAATACCACTATACAGGCTCTGAAGTTCGTGCCTACTTCAGAAGGATATTTTAGTTTTACAGATAATAATTATATTTACCAGTATAAAGACCATTTGGGCAATGTGCGGGTAAGTTACAGCAACCAAAATGGCAGCGCAGTAATTTTGGAGGAAGAAAGCTATTATCCTTATGGTTTAAGGCATGTAAACACTCTTTCGATTAGTGCATATCACTATAAATACAATGGAAAAGAACTTCAAACCGATAGTGGTATGTACGACTACGGTGCAAGATTCTACATGCCGGAACTGGGAAGATGGGGAGTTGTGGATCCGCTGGCGGAAGTTAACAGGAGGTTCTCGCCGTATGTGTACGGTAATAACAACCCAGTGATGTTTGTGGATCCTGATGGAAGATTGTCTCAGGGATTCATGGATGCAATTAATAGCTCGCCGCACGGAACGACGTGGTATAACACGGGGCAGGGCTTCACCAACAACTGGGGCAGCTCCATGGACTACGACGGGAACTCCATTAATTGGAGCCAGAGCTATACGCAGAGCCTCCTCGCGGGAGTGGGTGGCGACTACAACCCCGGAGGTGCAGGCAGCGGTGGCGGGTACGACATCAAGGACAACGTTCTATGGTGGTGGACAAATCCAACGACGACATATCCAGCAGGAACAGCGAATATGCTGAAGTTAAAAAGCGATGATGGTAGTATAGGACAACCAGGAGAATGGGAAAGTTTAATACCGGTTTGGGGAAGCGGAAGAGCTGCTGTAGATCATTTCCAAAATGGAAATTATTGGCGAGGTGCAGGTTATACGGCATTAGCAATTAGCGATGTATTTATGGTGAAATCTATTGCAACCGGACTCGGAAGAGGAGCTTGGAAATTAGGCTCACATTCTTGGAGTGCGACAAGAAAATGGATGATGAAAAAAGGATATGCAGGAGCAGGAGAACCTTTGCATCATTGGGCAATTACACAGGCTACAGCAAAAAAATATGGTTACCAATCTATTGCAAATCAACCTTGGAATTTAACAAAATTCCCTAATCAAGTTTCTCATATGAGGTGGGCGCACGGAAAAGCTTATCCAAGTGTTGGTTTAGGATCTATCCCTGGCTGGCAATTATTTTACCCTGTATCTTCTACGCCAACTTGGTTTAAGGCTGGAGCGTTTTCTACAATAGGACACGGAGTTCAGTTTGGTTCTTATTAA
- a CDS encoding RHS repeat-associated core domain-containing protein translates to MYGYKGGTERTTTTEYIDGFQYETNTTIQALQFVPTSEGYFNFVNNTYIYQYKDHLGNLRVSYSNQNGSAVVLEVDNYYPFGLSHEHSFSLHPYLYKYNGKELQTDSGMYDYGARFYMPELGRWGVVDPLAEKMTRHSPYNYAFNNPIRFIDPDGRQGTDWFWDSKNKTFTYDASLTSAEQFNTLKDQGLVQGEYLGKNGNFNVVLGDETIGKVSLQSDGSWTNMSDSNQNNWEHHGSGDADRTRSQFFTSIDSSRNWGVEILDKPFTVGIGGEATVGAGAGFEIGYFSGNYDSGIYMNLYKSAGANIGFGGAYNEYTSQDGYGPLTTGNLGGNYWNISGGVGAISGNYGETRKEGNGNVSMGGASVSSGIMNFIKRPKLSIGGSAQAGTTYINPSKKIRESGK, encoded by the coding sequence GTGTACGGATACAAGGGAGGTACTGAAAGAACAACCACGACAGAATATATCGACGGATTCCAGTACGAAACAAATACCACTATACAGGCTCTGCAGTTTGTGCCCACATCGGAAGGATATTTCAACTTTGTAAATAATACCTATATTTACCAGTATAAAGACCATCTGGGAAATCTACGGGTAAGTTACAGCAACCAAAATGGAAGCGCAGTAGTTTTGGAGGTAGATAATTATTATCCGTTTGGATTAAGTCATGAACATAGCTTTTCGCTCCATCCATATCTGTACAAATATAATGGCAAAGAATTGCAGACTGATAGTGGTATGTATGATTATGGCGCGAGGTTCTACATGCCCGAACTGGGAAGATGGGGGGTGGTGGATCCGCTGGCGGAGAAGATGACTCGTCATAGTCCTTATAATTATGCGTTTAATAATCCCATTAGATTCATTGACCCTGATGGAAGGCAAGGAACAGATTGGTTCTGGGACAGCAAGAATAAAACATTTACTTATGACGCTTCACTTACTTCTGCAGAGCAATTTAATACACTTAAGGATCAAGGTTTAGTACAGGGAGAATATCTAGGTAAAAACGGCAATTTCAATGTCGTTTTGGGTGATGAGACTATTGGTAAGGTAAGTCTGCAATCTGATGGTTCTTGGACTAATATGTCTGATTCAAATCAAAATAATTGGGAGCATCACGGATCAGGAGATGCTGATAGAACAAGGAGCCAATTTTTTACAAGTATTGATTCTAGTAGAAATTGGGGTGTTGAAATATTAGATAAACCTTTCACGGTTGGTATAGGTGGCGAGGCGACTGTTGGAGCTGGTGCAGGATTTGAAATAGGGTACTTTAGTGGAAATTATGATAGTGGAATATATATGAATCTTTATAAATCTGCAGGAGCAAATATAGGATTTGGTGGAGCTTATAATGAATATACATCTCAAGATGGATATGGACCTTTAACCACTGGAAATTTGGGAGGTAATTACTGGAATATTTCTGGTGGAGTCGGTGCTATTTCTGGAAACTATGGAGAGACTAGAAAAGAAGGAAATGGAAATGTATCAATGGGGGGAGCAAGTGTTTCTTCTGGTATTATGAATTTTATCAAAAGACCTAAATTATCTATAGGAGGTAGTGCACAAGCGGGAACAACGTATATTAATCCAAGTAAAAAAATCAGAGAAAGTGGTAAATAG
- a CDS encoding alpha-ketoacid dehydrogenase subunit alpha/beta yields MEITTKEKISQDILLKAYNHMMLAKAMADIYEENRTITKYVHSTSRGHEAIQLATAYQLTKDDWVSPYYRDESILMGIGFEPYRLMLQLLAKANDPFSGGRSYYSHPSSLEEDKPKIIHQSSATGMQAIPTTGVAQGIKYIEEFNLKTFENNPVVVCSFGDNSVTEGEVSEAFQFAALHQLPVIFLVQDNEWGISVTMEEARTSDAYDFAAGFVGLNRMRVDGTDFVASYEAMKEAVDFVRTERKPMLVCAKTVLIGHHTSGVRREFYRDEADLVKHRAKDPGDILRSYLLEEGVTEEVLKQITKKARIEAEEAFQKAIAAEDPKPETVADHVFAPTPITEESGIREPKGGEKIVMVDAAIHAIQELMWKHPEALLYGQDVGERIGGVFRETVTLGQKFGKKRVFNTPIQEAYIIGSTAGMSAVGLKPIVEVQFADYIYPGINQLITEISKSCYLSQGKFPVSNIIRVPIGAYGGGGPYHSGSVESILANIKGIKIAYPSNAADFKGLLKAAYYDPNPVIMLEHKGLYWSKVPGTEDAKTVEPDEDYILPLGKANILLEADPSETEKGRTMVVVTYGMGVFWAKEAAKKFAGRVEIIDLRTLIPLDENLVFERVKLHGKCIVLTEEQIQNSFAEAFAHRITNNCFKHLDAAVEAVGSLNLPAVPINLVLEKEMLPNADKLSQKIERLLND; encoded by the coding sequence ATGGAGATTACGACTAAAGAGAAAATTTCGCAGGACATTCTGCTTAAAGCCTATAACCATATGATGCTTGCCAAAGCAATGGCAGACATTTACGAGGAAAACCGCACCATAACCAAATACGTACACAGCACCTCCAGGGGTCACGAAGCCATACAGCTGGCCACGGCCTATCAGTTAACTAAAGACGACTGGGTGTCGCCTTATTACCGCGACGAAAGTATACTGATGGGAATAGGTTTCGAGCCTTACCGTCTTATGCTTCAGTTATTGGCCAAAGCTAATGATCCTTTTTCCGGCGGACGTTCATACTACTCTCACCCTTCCAGTCTGGAAGAAGACAAACCAAAAATAATCCACCAGAGTTCGGCCACCGGCATGCAGGCAATCCCAACCACAGGCGTCGCTCAGGGAATAAAGTATATTGAGGAATTCAACCTTAAAACATTTGAAAACAATCCGGTAGTTGTGTGCAGTTTTGGCGACAACTCCGTTACGGAAGGCGAAGTTTCCGAGGCTTTCCAGTTCGCAGCACTACATCAGCTTCCTGTTATTTTCCTGGTGCAGGATAATGAATGGGGAATTTCTGTAACGATGGAAGAAGCCCGAACGTCCGATGCTTATGATTTTGCGGCCGGTTTTGTAGGTCTGAACAGAATGCGTGTAGATGGAACCGACTTCGTAGCCAGCTATGAAGCGATGAAAGAAGCGGTGGATTTCGTACGTACAGAACGTAAACCGATGCTGGTGTGCGCAAAAACTGTGCTTATAGGACATCACACTTCCGGTGTACGACGTGAATTCTACCGCGATGAAGCCGACCTTGTGAAGCACCGCGCCAAAGATCCGGGTGACATCCTCAGAAGTTACCTGTTGGAGGAAGGCGTTACGGAGGAAGTGCTTAAGCAGATCACTAAAAAAGCGCGGATTGAGGCTGAAGAAGCATTCCAGAAAGCCATCGCTGCCGAAGATCCAAAACCCGAAACGGTAGCAGACCATGTTTTTGCTCCCACACCTATTACCGAAGAAAGCGGCATACGCGAACCGAAAGGTGGCGAGAAAATCGTAATGGTTGATGCTGCTATTCATGCCATCCAGGAATTGATGTGGAAACATCCTGAAGCTCTTCTTTACGGCCAGGATGTGGGCGAAAGAATCGGTGGCGTATTCCGCGAAACGGTGACACTGGGTCAGAAATTTGGAAAGAAACGTGTTTTCAACACCCCGATCCAGGAAGCATACATCATCGGTTCCACCGCGGGAATGAGTGCAGTTGGACTGAAGCCGATCGTAGAAGTTCAGTTTGCCGATTATATTTACCCCGGCATTAATCAGCTCATTACCGAAATATCAAAATCCTGCTATCTTTCGCAGGGCAAGTTCCCCGTAAGCAATATCATAAGAGTACCTATCGGTGCCTATGGTGGAGGTGGCCCTTACCACAGCGGAAGTGTGGAGAGCATTTTGGCAAACATTAAAGGAATCAAGATTGCCTATCCAAGTAATGCCGCCGACTTTAAAGGCTTGCTGAAAGCTGCATACTACGACCCGAACCCTGTAATTATGCTGGAACATAAAGGACTGTACTGGAGCAAAGTTCCCGGAACGGAGGATGCAAAGACAGTAGAACCGGATGAGGACTATATCCTGCCGTTAGGTAAAGCGAACATTCTTCTTGAAGCCGATCCTTCGGAAACTGAAAAGGGCCGAACAATGGTTGTTGTAACGTACGGGATGGGCGTTTTCTGGGCGAAGGAAGCAGCTAAGAAATTTGCCGGCCGTGTGGAGATCATCGACCTTAGAACTCTGATTCCGCTGGATGAAAACCTGGTATTCGAAAGGGTAAAACTCCACGGAAAATGTATCGTCCTTACCGAAGAGCAGATCCAGAACTCCTTTGCTGAAGCTTTTGCGCACAGGATTACGAACAACTGTTTCAAACATCTGGATGCCGCCGTGGAGGCGGTAGGCTCACTGAATCTCCCGGCTGTACCTATCAACCTGGTGCTTGAGAAGGAAATGCTGCCAAATGCCGATAAATTATCGCAGAAAATTGAAAGACTGCTGAATGACTAA
- a CDS encoding peptide MFS transporter: MATSNNKHPKGLPYLFFTEMWERFGYYLILGIFVLYMIDPVDTGGLAFNDKNADDIFGTFIALTYLTPFLGGFLADRLLGYINAIYIGGALMGLGYIGLGVFTDIPMFYTSMGLIILGNGFFKPSISTLLGNLYEEEPYKQNKDAGYNIFYMGINIGAFACNIIAAFMRNKFGWGEAFITAGVGMFLGLIIFSIGRKYILKANIMKPVQEGDTKISDVLVKVFLPAIIAGVIGWVIPGNVFGSDSTDAFIFACLPVVYFYVMLYVKANAEDKRPIGALLAIFAVSLMFWAVFKQNGTALTRWANYYTDRSVPAAAEKPLEAIYLVEAQDYKSKEVSVYNDQYVAQKDEDGNPLKEVGKDIYFRNELPEKKAVMEANPEQSVYLYNTELFQSVNPFWVIVLTPVVVGFFMFLRRRGKEPTTPAKIVLGLFISALSCLVMVGAVYAGENGAFKVSALWLIAAYGVITIGELCLSPMGLSLVSKLSPPRITALMMGGFFLSTSIGNKLSGVLASFWYDYENKANFFIVNFGLLLLATLLGLSILKRLNKVMREKGVN, from the coding sequence ATGGCGACAAGCAACAACAAACACCCTAAGGGGCTTCCTTACCTCTTCTTCACTGAAATGTGGGAACGGTTCGGATACTATCTGATTCTTGGAATCTTTGTTCTGTATATGATTGACCCGGTGGACACGGGTGGTCTGGCTTTTAATGACAAGAATGCGGACGACATCTTCGGGACATTCATTGCACTGACGTATCTGACCCCGTTTTTAGGTGGTTTCCTTGCCGACCGGCTTTTAGGCTATATCAATGCCATTTATATTGGTGGCGCACTAATGGGCCTGGGCTATATTGGTCTGGGTGTATTCACCGATATTCCAATGTTCTACACTTCCATGGGACTTATTATCCTTGGAAACGGCTTTTTCAAACCGAGTATTTCTACCCTTCTGGGAAACCTTTACGAGGAGGAACCCTATAAACAAAACAAAGATGCCGGATATAATATTTTCTATATGGGAATTAATATCGGTGCATTTGCATGTAATATCATTGCTGCTTTCATGCGTAATAAATTCGGCTGGGGCGAGGCATTTATTACTGCCGGTGTAGGTATGTTCCTGGGGCTGATTATATTTTCAATTGGCCGAAAGTATATTTTAAAAGCCAATATTATGAAACCTGTTCAGGAGGGCGATACAAAAATATCAGATGTTTTGGTAAAGGTTTTCCTTCCGGCTATTATTGCAGGAGTGATCGGATGGGTAATTCCAGGAAATGTTTTTGGAAGTGACTCTACAGACGCCTTTATCTTTGCCTGTCTGCCCGTTGTATATTTTTATGTGATGCTCTATGTAAAAGCGAATGCAGAAGACAAACGACCGATTGGCGCGTTACTGGCTATTTTTGCTGTCAGTCTGATGTTCTGGGCGGTATTTAAGCAGAATGGTACTGCACTTACACGCTGGGCAAACTATTATACAGACCGCAGCGTTCCCGCCGCAGCTGAAAAACCGCTGGAAGCAATTTATCTTGTAGAAGCTCAAGATTATAAAAGCAAAGAAGTAAGCGTTTATAATGATCAGTATGTTGCTCAGAAGGACGAGGATGGAAACCCATTAAAAGAAGTAGGCAAGGATATCTATTTCCGTAATGAACTACCGGAAAAGAAAGCCGTTATGGAGGCTAATCCGGAACAGAGTGTCTACCTTTATAATACAGAATTATTCCAGTCCGTCAATCCATTCTGGGTAATTGTACTTACGCCAGTAGTGGTAGGATTCTTTATGTTTCTGCGGCGACGGGGCAAAGAACCTACAACTCCGGCAAAAATTGTGCTGGGTCTCTTTATTTCAGCGCTCTCTTGTCTCGTAATGGTAGGAGCGGTTTATGCAGGCGAAAATGGTGCATTTAAGGTATCTGCGCTCTGGCTGATAGCTGCCTATGGAGTAATCACAATTGGTGAACTTTGCCTGTCGCCAATGGGCCTTTCTCTGGTTTCCAAGCTTTCGCCGCCCAGGATTACCGCACTTATGATGGGAGGATTCTTCCTTTCAACATCAATCGGCAACAAGCTGTCAGGAGTACTGGCCAGCTTTTGGTACGATTATGAAAACAAGGCAAATTTCTTCATCGTAAATTTCGGCTTATTACTTCTGGCTACCCTTCTGGGATTATCTATCCTAAAGAGATTGAACAAGGTAATGCGTGAGAAAGGAGTGAATTAA